In one window of Propionispora hippei DSM 15287 DNA:
- the rpmE gene encoding 50S ribosomal protein L31, with the protein MKEKIHPNYGEAKVICGCGNTFVTGSVKKELRVDVCSKCHPFFTGQQRNITAGGRIEKFNKRYGQQA; encoded by the coding sequence ATGAAAGAAAAAATCCATCCTAATTATGGCGAAGCAAAAGTCATTTGCGGTTGCGGCAATACTTTTGTGACCGGTTCTGTAAAAAAAGAACTTCGCGTTGATGTGTGCTCTAAGTGCCATCCGTTTTTCACCGGCCAACAACGTAATATTACTGCCGGCGGCCGGATCGAGAAATTCAATAAGCGTTATGGTCAACAAGCCTAA
- a CDS encoding L-threonylcarbamoyladenylate synthase: protein METKHFVVDKNSPDRAQLSEAAAYIKAGALVAFPTETVYGLGADGLNAAAVERIYEAKGRPSDNPLILHIADRQEVVRLVASIPANAEVLMESFWPGPLTVILERTAIVPDRTTGGLNTVAVRLPDSPVARELIRQAGTPLAAPSANISGRPSPTNAADVLADLAGKIAAVVDAGDCAIGVESTIVDCTTPVPTLLRPGGITLEQLLATLGEVEVDAALAAADAAPRAPGMKYTHYAPKVPMTLLEVAPAETVPVLLRELAGAEKQGLRAGVVAFDETLALLPDKPVKASLGCNRDAGEAAARLYTVLRYFDDKPVDVIFAEAVSEQGLGLAVMNRLRKASGYRIIKK, encoded by the coding sequence ATGGAGACTAAGCATTTTGTAGTTGATAAGAATAGCCCGGACCGTGCCCAACTGTCGGAAGCCGCAGCCTACATTAAGGCCGGCGCTCTGGTGGCTTTCCCTACGGAAACCGTGTACGGTCTGGGGGCCGACGGGCTGAATGCCGCGGCGGTGGAGCGCATTTATGAGGCTAAGGGACGTCCTTCGGACAATCCGTTGATCTTGCATATTGCCGACCGTCAGGAAGTAGTGCGGCTGGTTGCCTCAATTCCGGCTAACGCCGAAGTGTTGATGGAGTCCTTTTGGCCGGGGCCGCTGACTGTTATTTTGGAGCGGACCGCCATCGTGCCGGACCGGACTACCGGCGGGTTGAACACGGTAGCTGTGCGCCTGCCCGATTCCCCGGTGGCCAGGGAACTTATCCGGCAGGCCGGCACACCGCTGGCCGCGCCGAGTGCGAATATTTCCGGCCGTCCCAGCCCAACCAATGCCGCTGACGTACTGGCCGATTTGGCGGGGAAAATTGCTGCCGTGGTAGATGCCGGTGACTGTGCTATCGGTGTGGAGTCGACTATTGTCGATTGTACCACACCCGTACCTACTCTGCTAAGGCCCGGAGGGATAACGCTGGAGCAACTGCTGGCGACGTTAGGTGAAGTGGAAGTAGATGCCGCTTTGGCTGCCGCCGATGCGGCGCCTCGCGCTCCCGGCATGAAATATACACACTATGCGCCAAAAGTCCCGATGACGCTCTTAGAGGTAGCGCCGGCAGAGACAGTGCCTGTGTTGCTGCGGGAACTGGCCGGGGCAGAGAAACAGGGATTACGGGCTGGCGTGGTGGCCTTTGATGAAACACTGGCTCTGCTGCCGGATAAACCGGTCAAAGCCAGTTTGGGCTGCAACCGGGATGCCGGAGAAGCCGCCGCCAGGCTGTATACGGTGCTCCGTTATTTTGACGATAAACCGGTTGATGTTATTTTTGCCGAGGCCGTCAGTGAACAGGGCCTGGGGCTGGCGGTGATGAACCGGCTGCGCAAGGCCAGCGGCTACCGTATTATAAAAAAATAA
- the glmU gene encoding bifunctional UDP-N-acetylglucosamine diphosphorylase/glucosamine-1-phosphate N-acetyltransferase GlmU, whose amino-acid sequence MSELVTVILAAGKGTRMKSSIPKVLHPVGGKPMVQHVLDAANFAGACQNIIVVGFGSEAVTAALAGQAQFVLQAEQLGTGHAVMQAKDLLEKFAGTVMVLCGDTPLLRGELLAKLYAEHCAARAAATVLTANMPDPSGYGRVIRDAAGQVRGIVEQKDASVEELAVHEINTGIYCFDSRELFAALSQITCTNAQGEYYLTDVLGILARENKRVGAVTAPCFEETMGINSRVQLAEAEKFMRQRKLQALMENGVTIMDQASTFIDESVSIAPDTVIYPFSWLEGNTVIGSGCTIGPNTRIQNSQIGDRVTLHFVYAHDCVVDSDVTAGPYVHLRPNTHLSRGVKVGNFVEVKNSKVGENSKIPHLSYIGDTDMGSKVNIGSGTITVNYDGKKKYRTTIEDNAFIGCNTNLVAPVTVGEGAFVAAGSTITKDVPPAALGVARARQSNIEEWANKRK is encoded by the coding sequence ATGTCAGAATTGGTAACGGTGATCCTAGCAGCAGGTAAGGGCACGAGAATGAAATCGTCTATACCTAAAGTACTGCACCCTGTGGGAGGCAAACCCATGGTGCAGCATGTGTTGGATGCCGCCAATTTTGCCGGAGCGTGCCAGAATATCATTGTGGTCGGATTCGGTTCGGAAGCAGTAACCGCAGCACTGGCGGGGCAGGCTCAATTTGTCCTTCAGGCGGAACAACTGGGGACAGGGCATGCGGTCATGCAGGCAAAAGATTTGCTGGAGAAATTTGCGGGTACTGTCATGGTGCTTTGCGGCGACACTCCTTTATTAAGAGGAGAACTGTTGGCCAAACTGTATGCGGAGCATTGTGCGGCCCGGGCTGCGGCCACTGTATTGACGGCGAATATGCCTGATCCTTCCGGCTATGGTCGGGTTATTCGTGATGCTGCCGGTCAGGTTCGCGGCATCGTGGAGCAGAAGGATGCTTCGGTGGAAGAACTCGCTGTGCACGAAATTAATACAGGAATTTATTGTTTCGACAGCCGGGAGCTTTTTGCGGCACTTAGCCAGATTACCTGTACCAACGCACAGGGTGAATATTATCTGACCGATGTGCTGGGTATTTTAGCCCGGGAAAATAAGAGGGTCGGCGCTGTAACGGCACCCTGCTTTGAGGAGACGATGGGAATTAACTCCCGCGTTCAACTGGCGGAAGCAGAGAAATTTATGCGCCAGCGCAAATTGCAGGCTTTAATGGAAAATGGTGTGACCATCATGGACCAGGCCAGCACTTTTATTGACGAAAGTGTTTCTATCGCTCCTGACACAGTCATTTATCCGTTTAGCTGGCTGGAGGGAAACACGGTAATTGGGAGTGGCTGTACGATCGGACCTAATACGCGCATCCAGAACAGCCAAATCGGTGACCGGGTAACCCTGCATTTTGTATATGCCCATGATTGCGTAGTGGACTCTGATGTTACGGCAGGCCCTTATGTTCATCTAAGACCGAATACCCATTTGAGCCGTGGCGTCAAGGTGGGCAATTTTGTGGAAGTGAAGAATTCCAAAGTAGGGGAGAACAGCAAGATTCCTCATTTGAGCTATATCGGGGATACGGATATGGGCTCTAAAGTAAACATTGGTTCCGGTACCATCACCGTAAATTACGACGGAAAAAAGAAATACCGGACTACGATCGAAGACAATGCTTTTATCGGGTGCAATACTAATTTGGTAGCCCCTGTAACGGTAGGCGAGGGAGCGTTTGTGGCCGCCGGTTCGACTATCACGAAGGATGTGCCGCCGGCAGCGCTGGGTGTAGCCAGAGCTCGTCAATCCAATATTGAGGAATGGGCGAACAAGAGAAAATAA
- a CDS encoding manganese efflux pump MntP yields MNSLEIFILSVALGTDLFSVAIPIGMNRIRWRVIVWASFVFAVFHIVMILTGYHFGHWLGTLVEHIETYHVATPSLVIQNWASAFGAVVLMGLGAYMIKENIAGQGAAKTAPGRILKGWALLLLGVGVSMDALAAGFSMGMMDVDLIKLSGMLGTVIFCIAVLGLSLGRRIGRYVGSRAELAGGAVLIGLGLHVLYHAL; encoded by the coding sequence GTGAATAGCCTGGAAATATTCATCTTAAGCGTTGCGTTAGGGACGGATTTGTTTTCGGTGGCCATTCCCATTGGCATGAATAGAATCAGATGGCGCGTGATTGTCTGGGCTTCGTTTGTATTCGCGGTGTTTCATATTGTGATGATTCTGACTGGCTACCATTTTGGCCATTGGCTGGGAACACTTGTCGAACACATTGAAACATACCATGTGGCAACTCCCTCGCTGGTGATACAAAACTGGGCCAGTGCATTTGGGGCCGTTGTGTTAATGGGGTTGGGCGCCTATATGATTAAAGAGAATATAGCCGGGCAGGGAGCGGCCAAGACGGCCCCCGGCAGGATTCTTAAAGGCTGGGCGCTGCTGCTCTTGGGCGTTGGCGTCAGTATGGACGCTTTGGCGGCCGGCTTTAGTATGGGCATGATGGATGTGGATCTGATTAAGCTCAGCGGGATGCTGGGGACAGTCATTTTTTGCATTGCCGTGCTGGGGTTAAGCCTAGGACGCCGGATTGGCCGGTATGTTGGCTCCCGGGCGGAACTGGCCGGCGGGGCGGTACTGATTGGTTTGGGCCTGCATGTTTTATATCATGCTTTATAA
- a CDS encoding DUF1385 domain-containing protein produces MKPKIYIGGQAVIEGVMMRGPASIATAVREPSGEIMVKKEDLVSVADKYPVLKKPMIRGVVALIESLVIGLKALSFSAQAAGEEGEELSNKEIAMTMIFSLGLAILLFVVLPTYAAKYIHSAITDARLLNLFEGILRLTVFLVYIVGISLMKDIQRVFQYHGAEHKTIHAYEAGMPLTVDNVRGFSTLHPRCGTNFLLIVMVVSIIMFAFLGWPSLWERIVSRIILMPLVAGIAYEIIRFAGRSQAAWVRISILPGLWLQKLTTREPSDDQIEVAIQAFEAVRPAEDPETATPPEGLCSPSAC; encoded by the coding sequence GTGAAACCTAAGATTTATATAGGCGGTCAGGCAGTTATCGAGGGCGTCATGATGCGCGGCCCTGCTTCCATCGCCACGGCGGTGCGGGAACCTTCCGGTGAGATTATGGTAAAAAAGGAAGATTTGGTTTCTGTTGCCGATAAATATCCTGTTTTAAAAAAGCCAATGATCAGAGGTGTAGTTGCGCTAATCGAATCACTGGTTATCGGCTTGAAGGCGTTGTCCTTCTCGGCCCAGGCGGCCGGTGAGGAAGGCGAGGAACTGAGCAATAAGGAAATTGCCATGACGATGATATTTTCGCTGGGCCTGGCTATTTTGCTGTTTGTCGTATTGCCGACCTACGCGGCGAAATATATCCACAGTGCCATTACCGACGCCCGTCTGCTCAATCTGTTTGAAGGCATTTTACGGTTGACCGTATTTTTAGTTTACATCGTTGGTATCTCTTTAATGAAGGATATTCAGCGGGTCTTTCAATACCATGGGGCAGAGCATAAGACCATTCATGCCTATGAGGCCGGTATGCCGCTTACAGTGGACAATGTCCGGGGCTTTAGCACGCTCCATCCGCGCTGCGGCACCAATTTTTTGCTTATTGTTATGGTGGTCAGTATTATTATGTTTGCCTTCCTGGGCTGGCCTTCCCTTTGGGAGAGGATTGTTTCCCGGATTATTCTGATGCCACTGGTGGCGGGTATTGCCTATGAGATTATCCGGTTCGCCGGCCGCAGTCAGGCAGCCTGGGTCAGAATTTCCATTTTACCGGGATTATGGCTGCAAAAGCTGACGACCCGCGAACCGAGCGACGACCAAATTGAGGTGGCCATTCAGGCCTTTGAAGCGGTCCGGCCGGCAGAAGACCCGGAGACTGCTACGCCGCCGGAAGGCCTTTGCAGCCCGTCGGCTTGCTAG
- a CDS encoding GNAT family N-acetyltransferase: MPAVTIRQAALSDVAAMAALFTECFGESVRHYCGSSLPRPQAMEDIFRLVYKVEPEAAFVAEAAGRQVVGYCFAPACLPRLWIEAVTGGYIFLWFYRWVTGRYGLGLRPLKTVFFNKASFLQSSLQPQRQVNARILSIAVSESWRGQGIAGGLMAAAMNYFAACRVDRVRLEVRPDNHPALQVYQRWGFVPAGVTRDSQGEWLIMLKEMEG, from the coding sequence GTGCCAGCCGTTACCATCAGGCAGGCCGCTTTATCGGATGTAGCGGCAATGGCAGCTTTGTTTACCGAGTGCTTTGGCGAAAGCGTCCGGCATTATTGCGGCAGCTCACTGCCACGGCCGCAGGCTATGGAAGATATCTTCCGGCTTGTCTACAAGGTGGAGCCGGAAGCCGCCTTTGTGGCGGAAGCTGCCGGCCGGCAGGTCGTAGGATATTGCTTTGCTCCCGCCTGTTTGCCCCGGCTGTGGATTGAGGCAGTGACCGGCGGCTACATTTTTTTATGGTTCTATCGCTGGGTTACCGGTCGTTACGGGCTTGGTTTGCGGCCATTAAAGACAGTCTTTTTCAATAAAGCTTCGTTCCTTCAGTCTTCCCTGCAGCCGCAGCGGCAAGTCAATGCCCGCATTCTGTCCATTGCCGTCAGTGAAAGCTGGCGGGGACAAGGCATCGCCGGCGGTCTCATGGCGGCAGCCATGAACTATTTTGCCGCCTGCCGGGTCGACAGGGTTCGCCTGGAGGTAAGGCCGGATAACCATCCTGCCTTGCAGGTGTATCAAAGATGGGGGTTTGTACCCGCCGGTGTGACACGTGATTCGCAGGGTGAATGGCTTATCATGCTAAAAGAAATGGAAGGCTGA
- a CDS encoding radical SAM protein — protein MLTALFADKRGEIFDAPGYQAMGRTGWEEAVLTPEDMIPLPEGASLAYLPERTALGVGKNGKIRKVPAGGLAVAALLPAGYTRTHLPAFCKEEGAPVLPLYGYTAAALYQDRIYVAAVKSDDDENWCPTNYNTSDIKERVRRLQKQFDGNRIVGQLARCSLEWQCCTAQNLFYRRWEAGIPVSPACNADCLGCISLQPAECCPSPQSRITFRPTPEEIAEVGVYHLDGAPEAIVSFGQGCEGEPSLAFENIAEGIRLIRSRTARGVINMNTNGGFGRGVKTIVDAGLDSMRVSIISAIPETYQAYYRCQYRLDEVKESIRYAKGKGVRVSLNMLSFPGLNDREEEVGAWLDFLAETKVDMIQLRNLNLDPDLFLQSMPPARGTAIGVKRFVAELIKHQPQIVVGSFSHFFTTKR, from the coding sequence TTGCTAACCGCATTGTTTGCAGATAAAAGAGGAGAAATATTTGATGCGCCGGGTTATCAGGCGATGGGACGAACTGGCTGGGAGGAGGCTGTCTTGACGCCGGAAGACATGATTCCTCTGCCGGAAGGAGCCTCGCTGGCCTACTTGCCGGAGCGTACGGCGCTTGGTGTGGGGAAAAACGGCAAAATCCGGAAGGTACCGGCCGGTGGGCTGGCGGTAGCTGCTTTGTTGCCAGCCGGCTATACCCGGACCCATTTGCCCGCTTTTTGCAAGGAAGAGGGGGCGCCGGTCCTGCCGCTTTATGGCTATACGGCGGCGGCTCTCTATCAGGACCGCATTTACGTGGCGGCGGTCAAGAGCGATGATGATGAAAATTGGTGTCCCACCAACTATAATACATCGGACATAAAAGAACGGGTGCGCCGGCTGCAAAAACAGTTTGATGGCAACCGGATTGTCGGACAACTGGCCCGTTGTTCGCTGGAATGGCAGTGCTGTACGGCGCAAAATCTATTCTACCGCCGCTGGGAAGCCGGGATTCCGGTGTCTCCCGCCTGCAATGCCGACTGCCTTGGCTGCATTTCCTTGCAGCCGGCCGAGTGCTGCCCGTCACCGCAAAGTCGTATTACTTTTAGGCCGACTCCGGAGGAAATTGCCGAAGTTGGCGTATATCACCTGGACGGGGCGCCGGAGGCTATTGTCAGCTTCGGGCAGGGCTGTGAGGGAGAACCTTCGCTAGCTTTTGAAAATATTGCCGAAGGCATCCGGCTTATCCGTAGCCGGACGGCCAGAGGGGTTATCAATATGAATACAAACGGTGGTTTTGGCAGGGGTGTGAAAACCATTGTCGACGCAGGGCTGGACAGTATGCGAGTCAGCATAATCAGCGCCATCCCGGAGACCTATCAGGCTTACTATCGCTGCCAGTACCGGCTGGATGAGGTAAAAGAGTCCATCCGCTATGCCAAGGGAAAAGGCGTCAGAGTGTCGCTGAATATGCTTTCCTTCCCCGGATTAAATGACCGGGAGGAGGAAGTAGGGGCCTGGTTGGATTTTTTGGCCGAGACCAAGGTGGATATGATCCAACTGCGCAATCTGAACTTGGACCCCGACCTGTTCTTGCAGAGCATGCCGCCCGCTAGGGGAACGGCCATCGGAGTAAAGCGTTTTGTGGCGGAACTGATTAAACACCAGCCGCAGATTGTTGTCGGTAGCTTTAGTCACTTCTTTACTACTAAACGGTGA
- the prfA gene encoding peptide chain release factor 1: MLDKLQAIEDKYSELENLISDPTVIANMTEWQKHTRAHSKLTPLIVKFREYKAVLQGLADTRELLDDNPEADLRDMAQAELSELKGREAALTDELRILLLPRDPNDDKSVIVEIRGGAGGDEAALFAGDLFRMYTRYAENRGWRTEMLDANAPDLGGFKEVVFVVDGDGAYSRLKYESGVHRVQRVPTTESSGRIHTSTVTVAVLPEAEEVDITVNPNDLKIDTYCASGAGGQHVNKTESAVRITHLPSGIVVTCQDEKSQLKNRDKAMRVLRAKLLEAAEEEQRAGVAEARKSQVGTGDRSERIRTYNFPQGRVTDHRIGLTLHKLDFILNGDLDEMIEALITVDQSERLKQAE; this comes from the coding sequence GTGCTTGATAAACTCCAAGCCATTGAAGATAAATACAGTGAATTGGAAAATCTGATCAGTGATCCGACAGTGATTGCCAACATGACAGAATGGCAAAAGCACACCAGGGCTCACTCCAAGCTGACGCCGCTGATTGTTAAATTCCGGGAGTATAAAGCGGTGCTGCAGGGACTGGCCGATACCCGGGAACTGTTAGACGACAATCCGGAGGCCGATCTGCGGGATATGGCCCAAGCCGAGCTCAGTGAGTTAAAAGGCCGGGAAGCGGCGTTGACCGACGAACTGCGGATTTTACTGCTGCCGCGCGATCCCAATGATGATAAAAGCGTTATTGTTGAAATCCGGGGCGGCGCCGGCGGTGACGAAGCGGCGCTGTTTGCCGGCGATTTGTTCCGTATGTATACGCGCTATGCGGAAAACCGGGGCTGGCGGACGGAAATGCTGGATGCCAATGCACCTGATTTGGGCGGTTTTAAGGAAGTTGTTTTTGTCGTGGACGGTGATGGGGCTTACAGCCGTCTGAAATATGAAAGCGGTGTGCATCGTGTGCAGCGCGTCCCGACGACCGAGTCAAGCGGACGTATTCATACATCTACCGTAACGGTGGCTGTGCTGCCGGAAGCTGAGGAAGTGGACATCACTGTCAATCCGAACGATCTGAAAATTGACACCTATTGTGCCAGCGGCGCCGGCGGTCAGCATGTAAATAAAACGGAATCGGCCGTCCGAATTACCCACTTGCCCAGCGGTATCGTGGTAACCTGTCAGGATGAGAAGTCGCAGCTCAAAAATCGTGACAAGGCGATGCGGGTGCTCAGGGCCAAGCTGCTGGAAGCCGCCGAGGAGGAACAGCGGGCAGGGGTGGCGGAAGCTCGTAAAAGCCAGGTGGGAACAGGCGACCGCAGCGAGCGGATTCGCACTTATAATTTTCCCCAGGGCCGGGTGACGGACCACCGGATTGGCCTGACCCTGCATAAATTGGATTTTATACTAAACGGCGATCTGGATGAAATGATTGAAGCGCTGATTACGGTGGACCAGAGCGAACGTTTAAAGCAGGCTGAATAA
- a CDS encoding ribose-phosphate diphosphokinase, whose translation MVLKNKDRLCLFTGNANPELAQEIADYLGIPLGKAFVGQFNNGETQVIIDESVRGKEIFVVQPTSYPANEHIMELLIMVDAFRRASARHVTAIIPYYAYARQDRKTRGREPISAKLIANLLTIAGVSRVITMDLHAGQIQGFFDIPVDHMPGVPILAEYITSKNLEDIVVVSPDLGGVTRARQLADRLGAPIAIIEKRRPAPGVAEVMNTIGSVEGKTAIIADDMVDTAGSLVEGAKALGRLGAREVYACCTHPVLSAPAVERIEKSNIKELIVTNTIPLSPEKCSPKIKVLSVAKLLSGVITNIHNEVPVSILFN comes from the coding sequence ATGGTGCTGAAAAACAAGGATCGATTATGTCTCTTTACCGGTAATGCCAATCCGGAATTGGCGCAGGAAATTGCCGATTATTTGGGAATCCCTTTGGGAAAAGCTTTCGTTGGGCAGTTTAATAATGGTGAAACCCAGGTAATTATTGATGAAAGCGTACGGGGCAAGGAAATTTTCGTAGTGCAGCCAACCAGTTATCCGGCGAATGAGCATATTATGGAATTATTGATCATGGTAGATGCGTTCAGACGCGCATCAGCCCGGCATGTAACGGCAATCATTCCCTATTATGCTTATGCAAGGCAGGACCGCAAGACTCGGGGACGTGAACCGATCTCGGCTAAGTTGATCGCCAATCTGCTGACAATTGCCGGGGTAAGCCGGGTCATTACGATGGATCTTCATGCCGGACAAATTCAGGGCTTTTTTGATATTCCGGTGGACCATATGCCTGGTGTGCCTATTTTGGCGGAATATATTACTTCCAAGAATCTGGAGGATATTGTTGTGGTATCGCCGGATCTCGGCGGTGTGACGCGGGCCAGACAACTGGCCGACCGATTGGGCGCCCCCATTGCCATCATTGAAAAGCGACGCCCCGCACCAGGCGTAGCGGAAGTTATGAATACCATTGGCAGTGTGGAAGGCAAAACGGCGATTATTGCCGATGACATGGTTGACACAGCCGGTTCGTTGGTAGAAGGCGCCAAGGCCTTGGGAAGATTGGGCGCCAGGGAGGTTTATGCCTGCTGCACTCATCCGGTGCTTAGCGCTCCGGCGGTGGAACGCATTGAAAAATCAAACATCAAAGAGCTGATCGTAACCAATACCATTCCCCTTTCCCCGGAAAAATGCTCGCCTAAAATTAAAGTATTGTCGGTTGCCAAACTGTTAAGCGGCGTTATCACCAACATCCACAACGAAGTTCCGGTAAGCATTCTGTTTAACTAA
- the pth gene encoding aminoacyl-tRNA hydrolase, whose amino-acid sequence MKIIAGLGNPGQEYQATRHNVGFMVVDELARLWKIDNWRNRHEALVAEYREAKEPVLLVKPMTYMNLSGVAVGALARWYKVAPEDIMVIYDDMDIPCGKLRLRKKGSAGGHRGLVSLLEHLGTEDFFRIRVGIGRPPAGWQVVDYVLSRFNAEETELVVQAVERAAQAVVCAIDRDVDLAMNRYNK is encoded by the coding sequence TTGAAAATTATTGCGGGGTTGGGAAACCCGGGACAAGAATACCAAGCAACCCGGCATAATGTCGGGTTTATGGTGGTTGACGAATTGGCAAGACTTTGGAAAATTGATAACTGGCGAAACCGGCACGAGGCTCTGGTAGCGGAATACCGTGAGGCCAAAGAGCCGGTTTTGCTGGTAAAACCGATGACATACATGAATTTAAGCGGTGTGGCGGTCGGCGCCTTGGCTCGCTGGTACAAGGTCGCGCCGGAAGATATTATGGTTATTTATGATGATATGGATATTCCCTGCGGAAAACTGCGGCTCAGAAAGAAAGGCAGCGCCGGCGGGCACCGGGGGCTGGTCTCACTGTTGGAACATTTGGGGACAGAGGATTTTTTCCGTATTCGGGTGGGTATCGGGCGACCGCCGGCCGGCTGGCAGGTAGTTGATTATGTGCTAAGCCGGTTCAACGCTGAAGAAACCGAGCTTGTTGTTCAAGCGGTGGAACGGGCGGCCCAAGCGGTTGTTTGTGCCATTGACCGGGATGTGGACCTGGCGATGAATCGTTATAATAAATAG
- a CDS encoding polysaccharide deacetylase family protein has protein sequence MEIQVRLISMLGFLTVIVLTCLVVDYFQVLRRPARLGLGLAVICIVAGVILVLNAVLPDSQFYGAVFSEQNTLDKVVALTFDDGPNPSYTGQLLDILRDNGVHATFFLIGRHVAEAPELVSRIAAEGHQIGNHTYNHLDLLKLDRKAVEAEIDKTNEVIAAITGSKPVLIRPPHGFRDAAVLGIIRNRGMVPVEWSVASRDWTNPGVAIIVRRTVQQVKSGSIILLHDGAGDVSRAQTIEATRRIIQELKGRGYRFVTVGELLAMGENKH, from the coding sequence ATGGAGATACAAGTGCGGCTGATCAGTATGCTAGGATTTCTGACTGTGATAGTGTTGACCTGTCTGGTTGTCGATTATTTTCAGGTTTTGCGTCGCCCGGCGCGTCTGGGTCTGGGCCTTGCCGTCATCTGCATTGTCGCGGGAGTTATCCTGGTACTGAATGCCGTGCTGCCGGACAGTCAGTTTTATGGGGCTGTTTTTTCGGAGCAGAATACCCTGGATAAGGTGGTGGCTCTGACGTTTGACGATGGGCCCAATCCGTCTTATACGGGGCAGCTTTTGGATATTTTACGCGATAACGGCGTGCATGCCACTTTTTTTCTGATAGGCCGCCACGTGGCCGAAGCGCCGGAACTGGTCAGCCGTATCGCGGCGGAAGGACATCAGATCGGCAACCATACCTACAATCATTTGGATTTGCTAAAGCTTGACCGGAAAGCGGTGGAGGCAGAGATTGATAAAACCAATGAAGTTATCGCAGCCATAACCGGGAGTAAACCTGTCCTCATCCGGCCGCCTCATGGCTTTCGCGATGCTGCTGTACTCGGTATCATCCGGAACAGGGGAATGGTGCCGGTGGAATGGTCGGTAGCCAGCCGGGACTGGACCAATCCGGGAGTGGCTATCATCGTGCGGCGTACGGTGCAGCAGGTGAAAAGCGGCTCGATCATTTTGCTGCACGACGGAGCCGGTGATGTTTCAAGGGCCCAAACCATCGAGGCGACGCGGCGGATTATTCAGGAACTGAAGGGTCGGGGCTACCGGTTTGTCACGGTTGGCGAATTGCTTGCTATGGGGGAGAACAAACATTGA
- the prmC gene encoding peptide chain release factor N(5)-glutamine methyltransferase: MEKKHAWTIGTILTWTRQYFQDKGVDNPRLDAEVLLSHILGKDRLYLYVHFDQPLEQRELEAFRAVVKRRVLREPVAYITGCREFMGLAFQVSPAVLIPRPDTEILVETVLAKLAGQNTAAPALLDIGTGSGAIIISMLHTLTAATGVAVDISPEALLVARENAYRLGVDDRLTLCKGDVFSAVAGRQFDVIVSNPPYIPQKDITGLTSEVRKEPHLALDGGVDGLDFYRRISQAAPAYLVAGGLLAFEVGQGQADAVAELGRKQQFLVEAIVKDYGGIDRVVLLRDPRQPVPQ; the protein is encoded by the coding sequence ATGGAAAAAAAGCATGCATGGACGATTGGGACAATTTTAACTTGGACCAGGCAGTACTTCCAAGACAAGGGCGTGGATAATCCACGCCTGGATGCTGAAGTACTGCTTTCCCATATCCTGGGGAAGGACAGGCTGTATCTTTATGTCCATTTTGACCAACCCTTGGAACAGCGGGAGCTGGAAGCTTTCAGGGCGGTAGTCAAACGTCGGGTGCTGCGGGAACCGGTTGCCTATATTACCGGCTGCCGGGAATTTATGGGTCTGGCCTTCCAGGTTAGTCCGGCAGTACTCATCCCCCGGCCTGATACGGAAATTCTGGTGGAAACCGTGTTGGCCAAACTGGCCGGACAGAATACGGCTGCGCCGGCTCTGCTGGATATCGGCACAGGCAGCGGCGCTATTATCATTAGCATGTTACATACGCTGACCGCGGCCACCGGCGTGGCTGTGGATATTTCGCCAGAGGCTTTGCTGGTTGCCCGGGAGAACGCTTACCGCCTTGGTGTAGACGACCGGCTGACGTTGTGTAAAGGCGACGTCTTTTCAGCGGTGGCTGGCCGGCAGTTTGACGTAATTGTTTCCAATCCGCCTTATATTCCGCAAAAAGATATCACGGGACTCACGTCCGAGGTGAGAAAAGAACCTCACCTGGCTTTAGATGGCGGAGTTGACGGGCTTGATTTTTACCGCCGGATCAGCCAGGCGGCGCCCGCTTATCTTGTGGCCGGCGGCCTGCTGGCTTTTGAAGTCGGTCAGGGCCAAGCCGATGCGGTGGCGGAACTAGGCAGAAAACAGCAGTTCCTGGTGGAAGCCATAGTTAAGGATTATGGCGGCATTGACCGGGTGGTTTTACTACGCGACCCCCGTCAGCCGGTACCGCAATGA